In bacterium, a single window of DNA contains:
- a CDS encoding ABC transporter ATP-binding protein: MGPTTAGSPLLELEGITKRFPGVLANDRVDFDVRPGEVHTLLGENGAGKSTLMNVLYGLYHADEGEIRLRGEPVMIESPSDAIELGIGMIHQHFMLVPTLTVAENVALGLPSGRRLLQDLSPVQQRIRELSEIYGLQVDPDAYIWQLAVGERQRVEIMKAIYRDVSLLILDEPTSVLTPAEVEDLFVTLRQMTDGGRGLVFISHKLHEVMSLSDRITVLRGGRVTGRTVPSETSREQLAHMMVGREVRLAPRRSESEVADARLTISALEVLGDRGTPAVTGFDLEVRSGEVVGIAGVSGNGQRELAEALAGLRPVNSGTVVMNGVDTTAKTPKEIRRLGVSYIPEERMRDGAIGEFSVAENLILTSHDLAPTSRRGFLNFKEIETGCSDLVRRFTVKTPSLETPTSNLSGGNIQKLIIARELSGEPEVLIASQPTRGVDIGAAEYIHTVLMDQRAGGIAILLISEDLDEVIGLSDRIAVMFEGRIMGTLDQEEATVQRLGLLMAGVSEGEE; encoded by the coding sequence ATGGGACCGACCACGGCCGGTTCGCCGCTCCTCGAGTTGGAGGGGATCACCAAGCGGTTCCCCGGTGTACTGGCCAACGACCGGGTCGACTTCGATGTCCGGCCGGGTGAGGTCCACACACTCTTGGGCGAGAACGGAGCGGGCAAGAGCACCTTGATGAATGTTCTGTACGGGCTGTATCACGCCGACGAGGGCGAGATAAGGCTCCGAGGGGAGCCGGTGATGATCGAGTCGCCGTCCGATGCCATCGAGTTAGGCATCGGGATGATCCACCAGCACTTCATGCTGGTACCCACGCTCACCGTGGCGGAGAACGTCGCCTTGGGGCTCCCTTCCGGGCGGCGTCTGCTGCAGGATCTCAGTCCGGTCCAGCAACGCATCCGGGAGCTGTCCGAGATCTACGGGTTGCAGGTCGATCCCGACGCCTACATATGGCAGCTGGCCGTCGGCGAGCGCCAGCGGGTGGAGATCATGAAGGCCATCTACCGGGATGTCTCGCTCCTGATACTCGACGAACCGACCTCGGTGCTCACCCCCGCCGAAGTCGAGGACCTCTTCGTGACGCTGCGCCAGATGACCGACGGTGGTCGCGGGCTGGTGTTCATCTCCCACAAGCTGCACGAGGTCATGAGTCTGTCCGACCGGATAACCGTGCTGAGAGGCGGTCGGGTCACGGGCCGGACGGTTCCCTCGGAGACCAGCCGGGAACAACTCGCCCACATGATGGTGGGTCGGGAGGTGAGGCTGGCGCCGCGGCGGAGCGAGTCCGAAGTCGCGGATGCGCGTCTCACGATCAGCGCCCTGGAGGTTCTAGGAGACCGCGGTACTCCGGCGGTGACCGGATTCGACCTGGAGGTTCGCAGCGGCGAGGTGGTGGGAATCGCGGGGGTCTCCGGCAACGGGCAGCGCGAGCTGGCCGAGGCGCTGGCCGGTCTGCGTCCGGTCAACTCGGGGACCGTCGTCATGAACGGAGTCGACACCACCGCCAAGACACCCAAGGAGATCCGCCGGCTCGGAGTCTCCTACATCCCCGAGGAGAGGATGCGGGACGGCGCCATCGGCGAGTTCAGCGTCGCCGAGAACCTCATCCTCACCAGCCATGATCTGGCGCCGACCAGCCGGCGCGGATTCCTCAACTTCAAGGAGATCGAGACCGGATGCTCCGACCTGGTCCGGCGGTTCACGGTGAAGACACCTTCGCTGGAGACGCCCACCTCCAACCTGTCGGGAGGCAACATCCAGAAGCTGATCATCGCCCGGGAGCTATCCGGAGAACCCGAGGTCCTCATCGCCTCCCAACCCACCCGAGGGGTCGATATCGGGGCGGCCGAGTACATCCACACTGTTCTGATGGACCAGCGGGCCGGGGGGATCGCCATCCTGCTCATCTCGGAGGATCTCGACGAAGTGATCGGCCTCTCGGACCGGATAGCCGTGATGTTCGAGGGCCGGATCATGGGCACTCTCGATCAGGAGGAGGCAACCGTCCAGCGCCTTGGTCTCCTGATGGCAGGGGTGTCCGAAGGAGAGGAGTGA
- a CDS encoding amidohydrolase family protein: MIIDTHLHPTNVVDQAWRHTGEPFNGERMLEMMDGPYWINGKPRRIDMGFIQPPPGNTVWNEGGRGGREGIRDYMAYIAELTQKYPDRFIGNFNYNPRFGPENGAAELEFHVKEYGFKMMKLHANMHAYRPDRALDWLRPALRKCDELGVVVLLHTGDGPYSIPTQFYPIIREFPDVNFIIGHFGVQTGGVYCFEAFWMIMDSPNVYGESGWLLQSRIVEFAKEMPRDRLVFGTDSPPNDPGMWLTHLEVLCHEPPQGLGVDEDQLEDYMGNNIARLVGIQPTAPPESVESAKAQLAAGSHGRAID, translated from the coding sequence GTGATAATCGATACCCATCTCCATCCCACCAACGTGGTCGACCAGGCGTGGCGCCATACGGGTGAGCCGTTCAACGGGGAGCGCATGCTCGAGATGATGGACGGTCCCTACTGGATCAACGGCAAGCCTCGCCGGATCGACATGGGCTTCATCCAACCGCCCCCGGGCAACACGGTGTGGAACGAGGGCGGCCGGGGAGGCCGCGAGGGTATCCGGGACTACATGGCCTACATCGCGGAACTTACCCAGAAGTACCCGGACCGCTTCATCGGGAACTTCAACTACAACCCCCGGTTCGGGCCTGAGAACGGCGCGGCGGAACTCGAGTTCCACGTAAAGGAGTACGGCTTCAAGATGATGAAGCTGCACGCCAACATGCACGCCTACCGCCCCGACCGCGCCCTCGACTGGCTCCGGCCGGCCCTTCGCAAGTGCGACGAACTCGGCGTAGTGGTCCTGCTCCACACCGGCGACGGCCCCTACTCCATCCCGACCCAGTTCTATCCCATCATCCGCGAGTTCCCCGACGTCAACTTCATCATCGGCCACTTCGGGGTTCAGACGGGTGGTGTCTACTGCTTCGAGGCCTTCTGGATGATCATGGACTCGCCGAACGTCTACGGTGAGTCGGGATGGTTGCTGCAGTCCCGGATCGTCGAGTTCGCCAAGGAGATGCCGCGGGACCGGCTGGTGTTCGGAACGGACTCACCTCCCAACGACCCGGGCATGTGGCTGACCCACCTCGAGGTGCTGTGCCACGAACCACCCCAGGGTCTCGGAGTCGATGAGGATCAACTCGAGGACTACATGGGCAACAACATCGCCCGGCTGGTGGGTATCCAACCCACCGCGCCGCCCGAGTCGGTCGAATCGGCCAAGGCGCAGTTGGCGGCCGGTAGCCACGGGCGTGCCATCGATTAG
- a CDS encoding UbiD family decarboxylase: MTAPDFTASQDLHDFVSAYERSFPEDVLNITEPVPDSLDVTSVVWELAAAGRHQMLRFGSIVGIPYEVVTNLFACRRRISRMLGTDPQHLHDAYQARTKHLIEPVDVGDGPVLERVTDGAAVDLRSFPLLTHFATDRAPYITSGIIVAEGADGIGNLSYHRAMVHSPTEFATSLHSRGDLWRMLKAAAEGGDPLRVAMVLGGHPLFMLAASARVPMTVDERQVAGGLFGAPLEVVRSPRYGIRVPATADFLFEGVIDPDARVEEGPFGEFTGYSSDRSTNSLFRVETMSSRRDPLLLDVVGGNSNEHLNLSRVPRESEMAEKLKGRFPDVTAVHYPNSGSHFHCYVKLRQRRVGQARQVMLGLLGWDPYLKTVIAVDDDIDVTNDSEVLWALATHFQPAEDLFVVGGLPGSPLDPSSSIEGTTSRLALDATRGPGFSGVRIGFSEESRQRASRLIAERLSSRQEGEA; the protein is encoded by the coding sequence GTGACCGCTCCGGACTTCACCGCGAGCCAGGACCTCCATGATTTCGTCTCGGCATACGAGCGGTCGTTTCCGGAGGATGTCCTCAACATCACGGAGCCGGTGCCCGACTCCCTGGACGTGACCAGTGTGGTGTGGGAGTTGGCCGCGGCCGGCCGGCACCAGATGCTCCGATTCGGGAGCATCGTCGGTATCCCGTACGAGGTCGTCACCAACCTGTTCGCATGCCGTCGACGGATCTCCCGCATGCTGGGAACGGATCCGCAGCACCTGCACGACGCCTACCAGGCCAGGACCAAGCATCTAATCGAACCCGTCGATGTGGGTGACGGGCCGGTCCTGGAACGCGTGACCGATGGCGCCGCGGTCGACCTGCGTAGCTTTCCCCTCCTCACCCACTTCGCCACCGACAGGGCGCCCTACATCACCAGCGGCATCATCGTGGCGGAGGGCGCCGACGGGATCGGCAACCTCAGCTACCACCGGGCCATGGTCCACTCACCGACCGAGTTCGCCACCAGCCTCCACTCCCGGGGGGACCTCTGGCGCATGCTGAAAGCCGCTGCGGAAGGCGGCGACCCGCTGCGGGTGGCGATGGTGCTCGGGGGGCACCCCTTGTTCATGCTGGCCGCCTCCGCCCGGGTGCCGATGACCGTCGACGAGCGCCAGGTGGCGGGCGGTCTGTTCGGGGCGCCGCTCGAGGTGGTGCGATCGCCCCGTTACGGGATCCGGGTCCCTGCCACCGCCGACTTCCTCTTCGAGGGGGTGATAGATCCGGACGCCCGCGTAGAGGAGGGACCCTTCGGTGAGTTCACCGGGTACTCGTCCGACCGGTCGACCAACAGCCTCTTCCGCGTCGAGACCATGTCCTCCCGCCGCGACCCACTTCTCCTGGACGTGGTGGGGGGTAACTCCAACGAGCACCTGAACCTGTCCCGGGTCCCGAGGGAGTCAGAGATGGCGGAGAAGCTCAAGGGAAGGTTCCCGGACGTGACCGCCGTCCACTATCCGAACTCGGGCAGCCACTTCCACTGTTACGTCAAGCTCCGGCAGCGGCGGGTCGGCCAGGCCCGGCAGGTGATGCTCGGTCTTCTGGGTTGGGACCCCTACCTGAAGACGGTCATCGCGGTCGACGACGACATCGATGTCACCAACGACTCCGAGGTGCTCTGGGCTCTGGCCACCCACTTCCAACCTGCGGAGGACCTCTTTGTCGTTGGCGGGCTTCCCGGCAGCCCCCTTGATCCTTCATCCTCCATCGAGGGCACGACATCGCGGTTGGCCCTCGATGCGACGCGGGGTCCGGGGTTCAGCGGCGTGAGGATCGGCTTTTCGGAGGAATCCCGGCAACGCGCCAGCCGCCTGATCGCCGAGCGCCTATCCTCCCGGCAGGAAGGCGAAGCCTGA
- a CDS encoding restriction endonuclease: MEKLIRDASPDAKKRSVSVQANQLWRFKTEVRVGDLVVLPLKTTGQIALGAITQAYWYRDAEDPYNRHVVSVDWKRTDLPRSEVGQDLLYSLGSLLTFCSITRNDGARRLFKLMSGDRDPGNRSQDDLAADQRDGTVGSEAPDSPEDVDLEGFARDRIREFIRQKFAGHELSRLVAKVLEAEGFTTKPSPPGPDGGIDVFAGRGPLGLDSPRIVVQVKSGATPVSAPVLRELNGVLSTQGADQGLLVAWGGVTRTTRREQRDQFFRVRVWNAEDLMDAVFRNYHKFDEELQAELPLKQVWTLIED; the protein is encoded by the coding sequence TTGGAAAAGCTGATCCGGGACGCAAGTCCAGATGCCAAGAAGAGGTCGGTCTCTGTTCAAGCCAACCAACTCTGGAGGTTCAAGACCGAGGTCCGGGTAGGCGATCTGGTGGTATTGCCCCTCAAGACGACCGGCCAGATCGCGCTGGGCGCGATAACCCAGGCGTACTGGTACCGAGACGCAGAGGACCCGTACAACCGCCATGTGGTATCCGTGGACTGGAAACGGACCGACTTGCCACGTTCCGAAGTCGGACAAGACCTCTTGTATTCACTTGGCTCGCTGCTCACATTTTGTTCCATTACCCGAAATGACGGAGCCCGGCGGCTGTTCAAACTGATGTCCGGAGATCGGGATCCTGGGAACCGCTCACAGGACGATCTAGCGGCCGACCAACGCGACGGAACCGTTGGCTCCGAAGCACCTGACTCTCCCGAGGATGTGGATCTAGAGGGTTTCGCCAGAGACCGGATCCGGGAGTTCATTCGGCAGAAGTTCGCGGGACATGAACTCAGCCGGTTGGTAGCCAAGGTCCTGGAGGCCGAAGGGTTCACCACCAAGCCTTCACCTCCAGGTCCTGACGGTGGCATAGACGTGTTTGCCGGACGCGGTCCTCTGGGCCTCGATAGCCCTCGGATAGTCGTGCAGGTCAAGTCCGGCGCGACTCCGGTCAGCGCGCCGGTTCTCCGGGAACTCAACGGTGTGCTGAGTACCCAAGGAGCAGATCAGGGCCTACTTGTCGCCTGGGGAGGGGTAACCAGAACCACCCGCCGTGAGCAGCGCGACCAATTCTTCCGAGTGCGGGTATGGAACGCCGAAGACCTGATGGACGCTGTGTTCCGCAACTACCACAAGTTCGACGAGGAACTACAGGCAGAACTGCCACTCAAGCAAGTCTGGACTCTGATCGAGGACTGA
- a CDS encoding MFS transporter, with product MTRSASSRETRSELSAVRRRLAYVLFSGAAVAWLAFVATLAVATVAARSLSGSTMMAGLPLAAGALGQALGTNVLGRLSTRYGRRFIMVAGPPVSAFGAALELVGVVAGWYWVLVGGAILMGAGVGAIHLARYVAAELAEESERGKAMGLLVWSATIGSVIGANLVDWAGRLAEDWLGTPYGGAFLLATVAFLLSGMIFWVGLRPDPSRVAVTPAIRPEHGGSVGAALRLPAVQISILALLSAQGAMVLVMTATPLRIEDAGYGIDAVGIVLSIHAVGMFALAPVVGKLVDRLGRLPMLGMGMSLTAVALLLAGTAAQDGLFALAAGLFVLGLGWNCSFLASSSMLFTSAPPGVRQVVEGWADSAAWTMVMLGSVASGVLMGTVGYSWLSLTAALPMLLILALALAVPRLRTALTT from the coding sequence ATGACGAGGTCAGCGTCGAGCCGGGAGACCCGCTCCGAACTCTCCGCCGTGCGCCGCCGTCTGGCCTACGTTCTGTTCTCGGGGGCGGCCGTGGCCTGGCTCGCCTTTGTCGCGACCCTCGCCGTGGCGACCGTGGCGGCCCGTTCCCTGAGTGGATCCACCATGATGGCGGGTCTGCCGCTTGCGGCCGGCGCCCTGGGTCAGGCGCTGGGAACCAACGTGTTGGGACGGCTGAGCACTCGCTACGGTCGCCGGTTCATCATGGTTGCCGGCCCGCCCGTCTCCGCCTTCGGGGCGGCGTTGGAGTTGGTGGGGGTGGTGGCAGGTTGGTACTGGGTGCTGGTGGGAGGCGCGATCCTGATGGGAGCGGGCGTCGGCGCTATCCATCTCGCCCGGTACGTTGCCGCCGAGTTGGCCGAGGAATCCGAGCGCGGAAAAGCGATGGGCCTCCTGGTGTGGTCGGCGACCATCGGGTCGGTGATCGGCGCCAACCTAGTGGACTGGGCCGGTCGCTTGGCGGAGGATTGGTTGGGGACTCCGTACGGCGGGGCTTTCCTGCTGGCCACAGTCGCCTTTCTACTGTCCGGGATGATCTTCTGGGTCGGGTTGCGCCCCGATCCTTCCCGGGTGGCGGTGACTCCTGCAATCCGTCCCGAGCATGGCGGATCGGTGGGTGCTGCCCTGCGCCTTCCGGCCGTCCAGATTTCCATCCTGGCCCTGCTGTCGGCCCAGGGCGCCATGGTCCTGGTGATGACCGCGACCCCCCTTCGCATCGAGGACGCCGGCTACGGCATCGACGCGGTGGGCATAGTGCTCTCGATCCACGCGGTGGGGATGTTCGCCCTAGCCCCCGTGGTAGGCAAGCTGGTCGACCGGCTGGGGCGCCTTCCCATGCTGGGGATGGGTATGAGCCTCACGGCGGTTGCGCTCCTTCTGGCGGGTACCGCAGCCCAGGACGGACTCTTCGCCCTGGCCGCGGGCTTGTTCGTGCTCGGACTGGGTTGGAACTGCTCCTTCCTCGCCAGCAGCTCCATGCTCTTCACCTCCGCTCCTCCCGGTGTCCGCCAAGTCGTCGAGGGATGGGCCGACTCGGCCGCGTGGACGATGGTCATGTTGGGAAGCGTCGCCTCGGGTGTGCTGATGGGCACCGTCGGATACAGCTGGCTGAGCCTGACTGCCGCCCTACCGATGTTGCTCATCCTGGCTCTAGCCCTGGCCGTTCCCCGCCTCCGCACCGCGCTCACAACCTGA
- a CDS encoding FAD-binding oxidoreductase yields the protein MAKRLKFWGWGYEGDELSAPDRDALLTTLAVEYGIDGSSTRAIPGLDDISLPQPRLAPPAGLAHLCTQEAYERVLHSFGQSQPDSIRIFSRNFAHAPDVIAYPRNEADVAALLEWAGERGAALIPFGGGSSVVGGVTPDVAEGFAGVVTLDMSRMNRVLEVDTVSRAARIQGGARGPELEAALKPHGVTLRHFPQSFQHSTLGGWIATRSGGHFATLYTHIDDLVENVTMVTPAGRMQSRRLPGSGAGPSPDRLAIGSEGSLGVITEAWVRVQGRVRFKATAGFRFPDFLQAAGAVRAIAQAGLFPANVRIVDGVELAVNGAGDGSFTLMVVSFESADRPVEAWMDLAEECALGEGGVADADWRTDPNAHLKGAAGAWREAFIRMPYNREVLTPLGIISDTFESAITWDRFESFYRNVRRATHEAIREATGREGAVSCRFSHAYPDGPAPYFAFHCAADPDSMLQQWWEIKRAVSDAVIDNGGTITHHHAIGRDHQPWYERQRPPLFGDVLARAKTHLDPKGILNPGVLVARDGDRPTVT from the coding sequence ATGGCCAAACGGCTCAAGTTTTGGGGATGGGGATACGAGGGGGACGAGCTTTCTGCGCCCGATCGGGACGCTCTGCTCACCACACTCGCCGTCGAGTACGGGATAGACGGATCCAGCACACGGGCGATACCCGGGCTCGACGACATATCGCTCCCCCAGCCCCGCCTGGCGCCGCCGGCCGGCCTCGCTCACCTATGCACCCAAGAGGCGTACGAGCGGGTGCTTCATAGCTTCGGGCAATCCCAGCCCGACTCGATCCGGATCTTCTCTCGGAACTTCGCCCATGCTCCCGATGTGATCGCATACCCCCGGAACGAGGCCGACGTGGCGGCCCTGCTGGAGTGGGCGGGTGAGAGGGGGGCAGCCCTGATTCCGTTCGGAGGCGGGTCGTCGGTCGTGGGAGGGGTGACGCCGGACGTAGCGGAGGGGTTCGCCGGGGTCGTCACCCTGGACATGAGCCGCATGAACCGGGTCCTGGAGGTGGACACGGTGTCGCGAGCGGCGCGCATCCAGGGCGGAGCGCGCGGACCCGAGCTCGAGGCCGCCCTCAAACCGCACGGCGTGACCCTCCGTCACTTCCCCCAGTCCTTCCAGCACTCCACCCTGGGAGGCTGGATCGCCACCCGGTCGGGAGGCCACTTCGCAACCCTGTATACCCACATCGACGACCTGGTGGAGAACGTCACGATGGTCACGCCTGCGGGGCGGATGCAGTCGCGGCGGCTGCCGGGATCGGGCGCGGGTCCTAGCCCCGACCGGCTGGCCATCGGCTCCGAGGGATCGCTCGGGGTCATCACCGAGGCCTGGGTGAGGGTCCAGGGGCGGGTGCGGTTCAAGGCAACGGCAGGGTTCCGCTTCCCCGACTTCCTCCAGGCCGCCGGGGCGGTGCGGGCGATCGCGCAGGCCGGCCTGTTCCCGGCCAACGTGAGGATCGTGGACGGGGTGGAACTGGCGGTGAACGGGGCCGGTGACGGTTCGTTCACGCTCATGGTGGTCTCGTTCGAGTCGGCCGACCGTCCCGTCGAGGCATGGATGGACCTCGCGGAGGAGTGCGCCCTGGGCGAGGGCGGCGTGGCGGATGCCGACTGGCGCACCGATCCGAACGCCCACCTGAAGGGGGCGGCGGGCGCCTGGCGTGAGGCCTTCATCAGGATGCCCTACAACCGGGAGGTCCTCACGCCGCTCGGCATCATCTCGGACACGTTCGAATCGGCCATCACCTGGGACCGCTTCGAGTCGTTCTACCGCAACGTCCGGAGGGCCACCCACGAGGCCATCCGCGAGGCGACCGGCCGGGAGGGCGCCGTGTCATGCCGGTTCAGCCATGCTTATCCGGACGGTCCCGCCCCCTACTTCGCTTTCCACTGCGCCGCAGATCCGGACTCGATGCTGCAGCAGTGGTGGGAGATCAAGCGCGCCGTCTCCGACGCGGTGATAGACAACGGCGGCACCATCACCCACCACCACGCCATCGGCCGCGATCACCAGCCGTGGTACGAGCGGCAGAGACCCCCGCTGTTCGGCGACGTGCTGGCCCGTGCCAAGACACACCTGGACCCGAAGGGAATCCTCAACCCCGGAGTGCTGGTTGCCCGGGATGGCGACCGCCCGACAGTGACATGA
- a CDS encoding ABC transporter permease, with protein sequence MLAVLGANPLTGYAALLDGAFGGAKNLANSSLKAMPLLLVGVGITIAFRAGVINIGGEGQIIAGAILSTLFVLGFPDVPRFVLLPLTFLVGALGGAIWGGMAGALKSYARVNEILSTIMLNIIAVQILNLLLRGPLMDPGEIEKGSRIPHTERLSGNADLPILPGGTRLHLGVLVAVLMAVACYFLLFRTTQGLRLRAVGHNPFASRYAGMSVKRNVVLAFMYSGAMCGMAGVTLVFGSEGHRLATDGGATTFTGAAGFNGIVAALFGGLHPLWTIPASFLFGALLVGANAMQRAVQVPAALILALNGLVVVFVVGSMYARARLARTASESREQDAGGDSRSPGRSGDPEPRNPP encoded by the coding sequence ATGCTGGCGGTGCTGGGAGCCAACCCCCTGACCGGCTACGCGGCCCTGCTCGACGGCGCCTTCGGAGGGGCGAAGAACCTGGCCAACAGCTCCCTCAAGGCCATGCCCCTCCTGCTGGTCGGGGTGGGTATCACAATCGCGTTCCGGGCCGGTGTGATCAACATCGGGGGAGAGGGCCAGATCATCGCGGGAGCGATTCTCTCGACATTGTTCGTGCTGGGTTTCCCGGATGTGCCCCGCTTCGTGCTCTTGCCTCTCACGTTCCTCGTCGGTGCCCTGGGAGGCGCGATCTGGGGTGGCATGGCCGGCGCCCTGAAGTCCTACGCGCGCGTCAACGAGATCCTGAGCACGATCATGCTCAACATCATCGCCGTCCAGATTCTCAACCTCCTGTTGCGTGGTCCCCTCATGGACCCGGGCGAGATCGAGAAAGGCTCTCGCATCCCCCACACGGAACGCCTGAGCGGGAACGCCGACCTCCCCATCCTGCCCGGTGGGACCCGGCTTCACCTGGGCGTCCTGGTAGCAGTGCTGATGGCCGTAGCGTGCTATTTCCTCCTGTTCCGCACCACCCAGGGGCTCCGGCTCCGGGCGGTCGGTCACAACCCGTTCGCGTCCCGATATGCCGGGATGTCGGTCAAACGGAATGTCGTCCTGGCGTTCATGTACAGCGGGGCGATGTGCGGCATGGCGGGGGTGACGCTGGTCTTCGGAAGCGAAGGGCACCGGCTTGCTACCGATGGCGGCGCCACCACCTTCACGGGCGCGGCCGGATTCAACGGTATCGTCGCAGCTCTGTTCGGGGGCTTGCATCCTCTCTGGACGATCCCGGCATCCTTCCTGTTCGGAGCCCTACTGGTGGGCGCCAACGCCATGCAGAGAGCCGTCCAGGTCCCGGCCGCCCTGATACTCGCCCTGAACGGCCTGGTCGTCGTCTTCGTGGTGGGGAGCATGTACGCCCGAGCACGGCTGGCCAGGACTGCTTCCGAGTCGAGGGAGCAAGATGCGGGAGGCGACAGCCGATCCCCGGGACGGAGCGGGGACCCTGAACCCAGGAATCCTCCGTGA
- a CDS encoding ABC transporter permease, translated as MSDFLTVSVLLATLASGIRLATPFLLAALGETLGQRSGVLNLGVEGVMLLGAYGAYYATLRTDSVLLGIVVGLVVGGVMGIVYGVVTLALKAEQGISGIGIFIFGLGLSDLLFQKQVGTPTPIDGLGDVAVPLLGDLPWVGEVLFHQNVLVYAAFLLVPAMWFVIHRTPFGLNVRAVGETPEAADSLGVSVDGTRYVTIVVGNAFAGLAGAALALELGIFQQNLTNGHGFIAIALVYFGAWRPAGVMAGSLVFGLVSATVLQWKTLGIVVGTTASIVGMFPAVLTILVLVLVSRRTGQPSALTRPFERGH; from the coding sequence GTGAGCGACTTCCTTACGGTCTCGGTCTTGCTGGCCACACTCGCCTCCGGGATACGGCTGGCCACCCCTTTCCTGCTGGCGGCGCTGGGCGAGACCCTGGGGCAGCGCAGCGGTGTCCTGAACCTCGGAGTCGAGGGTGTCATGCTCCTCGGGGCCTACGGGGCCTACTACGCGACCCTCCGAACCGACAGCGTCCTGCTCGGGATCGTGGTCGGGCTGGTGGTCGGAGGCGTCATGGGCATCGTGTACGGGGTCGTGACACTGGCTCTCAAGGCCGAGCAGGGCATAAGTGGCATCGGCATATTCATTTTCGGCCTCGGCCTGAGCGATCTCCTGTTCCAGAAACAGGTCGGAACCCCTACCCCCATCGACGGATTGGGGGATGTGGCGGTACCCCTGCTCGGTGACCTTCCGTGGGTGGGAGAGGTTCTCTTCCATCAGAACGTGCTCGTGTATGCGGCGTTCCTCCTGGTTCCCGCAATGTGGTTCGTCATCCACCGGACCCCGTTCGGGCTGAACGTCAGGGCCGTGGGGGAGACGCCCGAAGCGGCCGACAGCCTGGGTGTCAGCGTGGACGGGACCCGCTACGTCACCATCGTCGTCGGTAACGCCTTCGCCGGGCTGGCCGGCGCTGCCCTTGCCCTCGAGCTCGGCATCTTCCAGCAGAACCTGACCAACGGCCACGGGTTCATCGCCATTGCTCTCGTCTACTTCGGAGCGTGGCGTCCGGCGGGGGTGATGGCCGGTTCCCTCGTCTTCGGTCTGGTGTCGGCCACCGTACTGCAATGGAAAACCCTGGGAATCGTGGTGGGCACCACCGCGAGCATCGTCGGAATGTTCCCGGCCGTGCTCACCATTCTGGTACTGGTGCTCGTCTCCCGCCGTACCGGCCAGCCGTCTGCGCTCACCCGACCTTTCGAGCGGGGGCACTAG
- a CDS encoding BMP family protein encodes MSILRTRAVRHAWLVGLVVLALVVAACAEEEDGGRSADDPIRIAMVGPSASNDLAFTQSMVDSLNRLGEDYNIEVDITDGTFVIEDAAVAIRGYAEDGFDIVLAHGSQFGGSLSEIAPDYPDTVFAWGTSRDTFGLTNVYSYSVQSDEGGFINGTIAAHMTESNIIGVVGPIEVGDIKLYIDGFVAGVKSVDPSITVNVNYIDSFSDVALAAEAAQAHVEAGADVMTGVSQMVVGATGVAREHGVLWFGSQTDQVPLGEDIVVASQIYRWDYQLSQIVEDLLNDEVSGRVITADFSNGGLTMAYNPGMPLADDVQAAADAVEDGLKDGSLSTGVE; translated from the coding sequence ATGTCAATCTTGAGGACGAGGGCGGTCCGGCACGCGTGGTTGGTCGGGTTGGTGGTGCTCGCGCTGGTGGTGGCGGCCTGCGCCGAGGAGGAGGACGGCGGCCGTTCCGCCGACGATCCGATCCGGATAGCGATGGTGGGGCCCAGCGCCTCGAACGACCTGGCCTTCACCCAGAGCATGGTCGACTCGCTGAACCGTCTCGGCGAGGACTACAACATCGAGGTCGACATCACCGACGGCACGTTCGTTATCGAGGATGCCGCCGTCGCCATCCGCGGGTATGCGGAGGACGGGTTCGACATCGTCCTGGCCCACGGCTCCCAGTTCGGCGGTTCGCTGTCGGAGATCGCCCCGGACTACCCCGACACCGTCTTCGCCTGGGGCACGAGCCGTGACACGTTCGGCCTCACCAACGTGTACTCGTACAGCGTCCAGTCTGATGAGGGTGGTTTCATCAACGGGACCATCGCGGCGCACATGACCGAGTCGAACATCATCGGTGTGGTCGGCCCGATCGAAGTCGGGGACATCAAGCTCTATATCGACGGCTTCGTTGCCGGTGTCAAGTCGGTCGACCCGTCGATCACGGTCAACGTCAACTACATCGACTCCTTCAGCGACGTCGCGCTGGCGGCCGAGGCGGCCCAAGCCCATGTGGAGGCCGGCGCCGACGTGATGACCGGTGTCTCCCAGATGGTCGTCGGTGCGACCGGAGTCGCCAGGGAGCACGGGGTTCTGTGGTTCGGTTCGCAGACCGACCAGGTGCCGCTTGGCGAGGACATAGTGGTTGCGTCCCAGATCTACCGCTGGGACTATCAGCTCAGCCAGATCGTCGAAGACCTACTGAACGATGAGGTCAGCGGGCGCGTCATAACGGCCGACTTCTCCAACGGTGGGCTGACCATGGCCTACAACCCGGGTATGCCTCTCGCCGACGATGTCCAGGCTGCAGCGGATGCGGTGGAGGACGGCCTCAAGGACGGTTCGCTCTCGACCGGGGTCGAGTAG